The following nucleotide sequence is from Leptolyngbya sp. SIO1E4.
TTCAAAGCCCCTATGAATGCCTGCTGGATGCGGCCCACTGCAAAATCAAAGGCTTCTAGAGCAAGGTCATCTTTGCTCCGAAAATGATTATAAATGCCGCCTTTTTGTAAACCTGTCACACGCATGAGATCAGACAGGGAAGCACCTGCATACCCCCGCTGGTTAAACAGGGTCGCTGCTTGCTCAATAATCCGAGCTTTGGTGTCTTGGGCTTTTGACATTTCAATAAAGACCGATCGGTCTTTTTGAGGGTAACGAAGCATCCTTGAAAAAACAAGGCGTTGGGTACCGCTTCGATGGAAGAAATTCGCAGGATTGCGGCCCTTACGACACCCGACTGATTCAATCAGAGCCTAAGGCTCACAATCGCCTCCGATGCCCCTACCGTACAAACCTGTACAGAACTTGTAAAAAGATGGGAGATTCAGTACACATGAACTACACTAAAGGAAGCGGGTAGTTAGCTTGTCAAACAGCCATGTCCAGTCTTATCACAACCGTTTCTGAGGTATCCTTCGCATCCCCAGTGTGGGAGACCGTACGCTTCCGCCGGGCCAAGGAAAAGAAAGGATGGGCCTTGCTAGGGGTTCCTCAGCAATTGTATCCGCTCGTGGCGTTGAGGTTGTTTGAGCTGCGAGCAAAGTTAATTAGCCGTCACGAAGCAGAGGGGTTTACCAGCCTTCTGTTTGAGGCGCCCCCAACTGTAGCCGCCAAATTGGCTTGTGTTTTCCCCGCCCCGCCTGGATGCGAGGGGCTGAAAGTTTCGGAATCGGGCGATCGCATCTTGTCAGGTAAGGCAGCCCGATCGGCAAAAGCGATCGCACAACGACCTGATCCTTCAGAATTAGCAGAAGCGGCCTAACGATAGAAGCCGTCAACAAAAAATGTGGCTCCGCCAACTTAAGGGCGGTATACATTACCCTTCTGCCCCTTCTTCTTCGTCGCCAAGTTGCTTTAGATGAATATGCTTGCGGCCTAAGGAAATCTCAAATTCATCCCCAGGTTTGAGACCCATTTGCTGTGTGTAAGTTGAACCGATAAGTAAATTGCCGTTGGACTGCACGGTAATGCGGTAACTAGCACTTCGCCCACCACGGCCATTGGTGCTTTGCTCACTATCGAGTTGAATACCCTCCGCATCTAAGAGTGCATTCATAAACTTCATCATATTGACCCGCTTCACACCACTTTTTGTAATGGTGTAGTACCCACAGGCCTTTGCCTTTTCTTCTTTACTGACGTCATCAAGCTCCTTCACTTTCTGGAGTAGGGCTTGTCCAGTGAGCATTCCAACCTTTTGCTCTTCGGCCATTGCTTATAATCTCGCGATTGACAACAGATTAGGATTTTCCAATTAGTCGGTCAAAGCCTATCGACGTTAACTTTAATCCTAATTGCGGAAATCAGATCTACTCAATTGTGTTTCTTTGCATTAAATTTGATTGTGAAAAAAATAGTCTGCTTGTTTCCACGCTCATGAAAGCGCCCCAGTTGTCTCGAAAAGCCGCACCCCATGCTGTGAAAAATGAATAGGCAATCTATCCACAGCTTGGGTAGATTTCGGGTGACCTAGAGAGTAGATGCTGCGAAACGATTGACCCTGTCTCTAATCTCGGCAAGATGTCGGGTTGGCAAAATGCTGGGTTATCGTGTCTTTCTTTGGCACGATAACCCAGGAGAGTGGTGGCAAACTCAAAATTCTTTGGGTCTCTCTGCTTTGCCAGAAGGGTGAATATCACTTTCAAGATGTTGCCTTCAGCGGGCTTCTCGACCCCTTAGAGGCATTAGGCATGGGGCCTCATTCCACTACTTTGGACGGGGCATCTGTGCTGAAGATTCTGCCCCAAGGCCGACAATCCCTCTGAGGAAAGTGAGTCGTCGGCTATGCTCAGTCTTGAGGGGATGAAGCCTGAAGTTCACGGACTTGTTGTTCGGTGACTCCGTTAAGTTGAAGGTTATAAAGTGGCTGAATGCTTTTGATTGAGGCAGTCTTTCAAAGACCAAACCGATGGCTCTGAAGGGGGTGTTTGTCCGCAGTGGGGATGAATCGGCAACACAATACGATCAGCATTTAGGCGCGACGAAGCCAGCGCCAGAAAAGGGAAGAGCGCAGGATCCAGAAGGCAAAATGGTTACCTCATGATGGCTGGATTCTGACCTCGGGGATTTGCAGAAAACAGAGGGCGGCCAATCAAGGATGAAATTGACAAAACGTGGACATTACAGCGTAAAAGCACTCTTAGATTTGAGTCTACAAGCGTCGGGGAGTTTGGCCTCTGTCAATGCGATCGCCCAACGCCAGAATTTGCCTGCCCCTTACCTCGAAAAACTACTCATTGAGCTGCGCCGTGCCAATCTCGTAGTTTCGGTGCGGGGAGCCCAGGGTGGCTATCGTTTAGCAAAATCCCCGGCAGACATCTCGTTAGGAGAAATTTTAGAGGCTGTTGGGGAAACGATTGATCCTCTGCCTCGATATCGTCCGGATTTGGAACAGGCAGAGGATTGGGTGACGTTCAGCATTTGGAATCGCTTACACGAGAAATTGAAGTCGGCCCTCTACAGTATTTCCTTAGAAGATTTGTATTACGATGCCCGCAGTTGGCAGGCAGCCCAGGGGGAAAATGCCAGTTTTGTGGTGTAGTCTGCCAGTTGTAGTGCCCCTGCTGGCGGCGATCGCAGACTTTATCATCGGGGATCCCTGGCATTGGATTCACCCAGTACAGGTGATGGGTTGGGGCATCCAAGCCTATCAAACGCTGATTTTTAAGTATTTTCAGTCCCCCCGAATGCAGCGTCTGGCCGGGGTCATGCTGGGGTTAGGGTTACCCGTCTTGAGTGGGGCGATTGCAGGTGGGGTGGTGTCACTGGCAGCACGCTTCTCCCCGCTGCTGGGTGCGGGCGTTGCGGTTGTAACCCTGGCAAGTTGCTTCGCCGGTCGCAGCCTCCGTCGGGCAGCTGAAGACGTGCTTGCCCCCCTTAGCCAGGGAGACTTACCAGAGGCTAGAGGGCGCTTAAGCCTTTATGTGGGGCGAGATACCGAAACGCTATCGGAGCCGGAGATCCTGCGAGCGGTCATGGAAACCATCAGCGAGAATGCCACGGATGGGGTACTTGCGCCGTTGTTTTATGCCTTGCTAGGAACCGCCATCGCCCCTGAGGTTGGGGTTGCCTTTGCGATCGCCTATAAAGCGCTCAGCACCCTCGATTCCATGGTGGGCTATCGATCAGCCCCTTATACCTATCTGGGCTGGTTTAGCGCCCGCGCTGAAGACCTTGCCACCTGGATACCTTGCCGTTTAACCGTGCTGACCATAGCGCTGCTGTCTGGACGACCAGGCTATGTATGGCACACTTGCCAGCAAGATGCGCCTGCCGACCCGAGCCCAAATGCAGGGTGGAGCGAATGTGCTTACGCGGCTTCGTTGGGGGTGCAGTTAGGGGGGATG
It contains:
- a CDS encoding AbrB family transcriptional regulator, translating into MAEEQKVGMLTGQALLQKVKELDDVSKEEKAKACGYYTITKSGVKRVNMMKFMNALLDAEGIQLDSEQSTNGRGGRSASYRITVQSNGNLLIGSTYTQQMGLKPGDEFEISLGRKHIHLKQLGDEEEGAEG
- a CDS encoding RrF2 family transcriptional regulator; amino-acid sequence: MKLTKRGHYSVKALLDLSLQASGSLASVNAIAQRQNLPAPYLEKLLIELRRANLVVSVRGAQGGYRLAKSPADISLGEILEAVGETIDPLPRYRPDLEQAEDWVTFSIWNRLHEKLKSALYSISLEDLYYDARSWQAAQGENASFVV
- the cobD gene encoding cobalamin biosynthesis protein CobD, whose product is MPVLWCSLPVVVPLLAAIADFIIGDPWHWIHPVQVMGWGIQAYQTLIFKYFQSPRMQRLAGVMLGLGLPVLSGAIAGGVVSLAARFSPLLGAGVAVVTLASCFAGRSLRRAAEDVLAPLSQGDLPEARGRLSLYVGRDTETLSEPEILRAVMETISENATDGVLAPLFYALLGTAIAPEVGVAFAIAYKALSTLDSMVGYRSAPYTYLGWFSARAEDLATWIPCRLTVLTIALLSGRPGYVWHTCQQDAPADPSPNAGWSECAYAASLGVQLGGMNTYRGQIRKKPLLGSPHRPIDCPVIRQSLRLTRWACVIWLTLGLMGLGFRYGLNCG